One window of Silvimonas iriomotensis genomic DNA carries:
- a CDS encoding hydrogen peroxide-inducible genes activator gives MTLTELRYIVAVARERHFGRAANSCFVSQPTLSVAVKKLEDELGVTLFERAAGEVTLTPIGERVVEQAQRVLEEVQVVKQLAEQGKDPLAGALRLGIIYTISPYLLPHLIPHLREAAPQMQILLEENYTGRLAEMLKQGEIDVAILAEPFHEPGIATQPVYDEPFVVATPKGHHWEKQKAIDASMLAEENVLLLSPGNCFRDHVLQTCPDLNRESLPTGSLQRTLQGSSLTTIRHMVAGGIGVTVLPATSVTAADESLLSIRPFSEPVPTRRVVLAWRRNFPRLAAVEAVRNAMLASDLPEVTFIGAQDAVAVAA, from the coding sequence GTGACCCTGACAGAATTACGTTATATCGTGGCCGTGGCGCGTGAACGCCATTTTGGCCGTGCTGCCAATAGCTGTTTTGTCTCGCAGCCGACCTTGTCGGTGGCGGTGAAAAAGCTGGAAGACGAACTGGGCGTGACGCTGTTTGAGCGCGCGGCCGGTGAAGTCACGCTGACGCCGATTGGTGAGCGCGTGGTCGAACAAGCCCAGCGCGTGCTGGAAGAAGTGCAGGTGGTCAAGCAACTGGCCGAGCAAGGTAAAGACCCGCTGGCGGGCGCTTTGCGGCTGGGCATTATTTATACGATCAGTCCGTATTTGCTGCCGCATTTGATCCCGCACCTGCGTGAGGCGGCGCCGCAAATGCAGATTCTGCTGGAAGAAAACTACACCGGCCGTCTTGCCGAAATGCTCAAGCAGGGCGAGATCGATGTGGCCATTCTGGCCGAGCCGTTTCATGAGCCGGGCATTGCCACCCAGCCGGTTTATGACGAGCCGTTTGTGGTTGCCACGCCCAAAGGGCATCACTGGGAAAAGCAGAAAGCCATTGATGCCTCCATGCTGGCAGAAGAGAACGTCTTGTTGCTCTCGCCGGGCAACTGTTTCCGTGATCACGTCTTGCAGACCTGCCCGGACCTGAACCGCGAAAGCCTGCCGACCGGCAGCTTGCAGCGCACCTTGCAGGGCTCGTCGCTGACCACGATCCGTCACATGGTGGCGGGCGGGATCGGGGTAACGGTTTTGCCAGCGACATCGGTGACTGCTGCCGATGAATCTTTGCTGAGCATCCGCCCGTTTTCCGAGCCAGTGCCGACGCGCCGGGTGGTGCTGGCCTGGCGCCGCAATTTCCCGCGGCTGGCTGCTGTCGAAGCGGTCCGCAACGCCATGCTGGCCAGTGATTTGCCGGAAGTGACCTTCATTGGCGCGCAAGACGCTGTAGCCGTGGCGGCCTGA
- a CDS encoding patatin-like phospholipase family protein codes for MAHAEATLHQDDKGPCALILSGGGARAAYQVGVLLAVARIWRHGEANPFPIICGASAGAINAAGLASRASDFQSSVRHLARSWLLLSPERVYRASVPALLKSAGHWVISVLAGGLGERNPKSLLDNAPLRDLLSELVDFEGIGRAVDDGSLLALSITASGYTSGQSVSFYQGAPTLPDTWQRASRIGLRAEISVDHLMASSAIPLVFPAARINREYFGDGSVRQIAPLSPAIHLGASKLLVIGVAPHAEPPGREKVNEYPSLAQVAGHLLNSVFLDSLEADLERVQRVNNTISLLSEEVRAAHRTALRPLQVLTIAPSRPLERLVMPHRKRFPPGLRFLLGGLGAFRRQGSVLSSYLLFHGDYVRQLVKLGYRDAMKRRKELECFLAD; via the coding sequence ATGGCACATGCCGAAGCGACACTGCATCAGGATGACAAGGGCCCGTGCGCGCTGATTTTGTCTGGCGGCGGGGCGCGTGCGGCGTATCAGGTGGGTGTGCTGCTGGCGGTGGCGCGCATCTGGCGGCACGGTGAAGCCAACCCGTTTCCGATTATCTGTGGTGCCTCAGCGGGCGCCATCAATGCCGCCGGGCTGGCGTCCCGCGCCAGTGATTTTCAGTCTTCGGTGCGGCATCTGGCCAGATCATGGCTATTGCTCTCGCCAGAGCGGGTGTACCGGGCCAGCGTGCCGGCACTGCTCAAAAGTGCCGGGCATTGGGTGATCTCTGTGCTGGCCGGTGGTCTGGGCGAGCGTAATCCCAAATCCTTGCTGGATAACGCACCCCTGCGCGATCTGCTCAGTGAACTGGTCGATTTCGAAGGCATTGGCCGCGCGGTGGATGATGGCTCGCTGCTGGCCTTATCGATTACCGCCTCCGGTTATACCTCGGGCCAGTCAGTCAGTTTCTATCAGGGTGCCCCGACACTGCCGGATACCTGGCAGCGTGCCTCACGCATTGGCTTGCGGGCAGAGATCTCGGTGGATCACTTGATGGCGTCCAGTGCGATTCCGCTGGTGTTTCCCGCCGCGCGCATCAATCGCGAGTATTTTGGCGATGGTTCCGTGCGCCAGATCGCCCCGTTAAGCCCGGCGATCCATCTGGGCGCCAGCAAATTGCTGGTGATCGGTGTGGCACCGCACGCCGAGCCGCCCGGGCGGGAGAAAGTCAACGAATACCCCTCGCTGGCCCAGGTGGCCGGACATCTGCTTAATAGTGTGTTTCTTGATTCGCTGGAGGCAGATCTGGAGCGTGTTCAGCGCGTCAACAACACCATCTCTTTGCTCAGTGAAGAAGTCCGCGCCGCGCACCGTACCGCCTTGCGCCCGCTACAGGTGCTGACCATTGCGCCGTCACGCCCGCTGGAGCGGCTGGTGATGCCGCACCGTAAACGCTTTCCGCCTGGTTTGCGTTTCTTGCTGGGCGGCCTGGGCGCGTTCCGTCGCCAGGGGTCGGTGCTGTCCAGTTATCTGCTATTTCATGGTGATTACGTGCGCCAGCTGGTGAAGCTGGGTTACCGCGATGCCATGAAACGCCGCAAGGAACTGGAGTGTTTTCTGGCTGACTGA